In a single window of the Aquarana catesbeiana isolate 2022-GZ linkage group LG13, ASM4218655v1, whole genome shotgun sequence genome:
- the LOC141116338 gene encoding uncharacterized protein isoform X1, whose amino-acid sequence MKLITFFILFKVAGAHIVLYQPQETVSVDIGDTAVIGCVSNDNLESGARINWYQETWTPGDRYILAISCLNYKDNDYECEHNRYETKLKIHKAKPKDSGVYYCTYGFSRTFANGTFLIVEEVSQPEIPIHLLVHSHYPSINTAIQLVCTVRVTSRLVLITWNISGTYQKGKMISTREPGGAWIFQNLLSLPKGFMNYGDHVTCEVWFSTSPVQVHWTIPERDQTEEFISVCQSLALSVCLILLLTLVVHLFWTYKQKDKNAQEAEGKDRRTSVRSYLHDGIVYAHLDMGQITQGRK is encoded by the exons ATGAAACTTATCACCTTTTTCATTTTGTTCAAAG tgGCTGGTGCTCATATTGTCTTGTATCAGCCTCAGGAGACGGTATCAGTTGACATCGGTGATACTGCAGTTATAGGATGTGTGTCTAATGATAATTTAGAATCTGGGGCTAGAATCAACTGGTATCAAGAGACTTGGACACCAGGAGATCGATATATTCTTGCCATATCCTGTCTGAATTATAAGGATAATGATTATGAATGTGAGCACAATCGTTATGAAACAAAACTGAAGATACACAAAGCAAAGCCAAAAGATTCTGGAGTCTACTACTGCACATATGGTTTTTCCAGAACCTTTGCAAATGGAACATTTCTTATTGTGGAAG AAGTTTCCCAACCCGAAATTCCAATCCATCTCCTAGTTCACTCTCATTATCCTTCTATCAACACTGCCATCCAGCTGGTTTGTACAGTGAGAGTAACTTCTCGCCTAGTTCTTATTACCTGGAACATCTCTGGTACAtatcaaaaaggcaaaatgatcTCTACAAGGGAACCTGGTGGCGCCTGGATTTTCCAAAACCTACTCTCCCTTCCCAAAGGCTTCATGAACTATGGGGATCATGTGACCTGCGAAGTCTGGTTTAGTACTTCTCCAGTCCAGGTCCACTGGACCATACCAGAAAGGG ATCAAACTGAAGAATTCATCTCTGTGTGCCAAAGTCTTGCTCTGTCAGTGTGTCTTATATTGCTATTAACTCTGGTAGTTCATCTCTTTTGGACATACAAGCAGAAAG ATAAAAATGCTCAAGAGGCCGAGGGAAAGGATAGAAGGACTTCAGTAAGATCTTACTTGCAT
- the LOC141116338 gene encoding uncharacterized protein isoform X2, which produces MKLITFFILFKVAGAHIVLYQPQETVSVDIGDTAVIGCVSNDNLESGARINWYQETWTPGDRYILAISCLNYKDNDYECEHNRYETKLKIHKAKPKDSGVYYCTYGFSRTFANGTFLIVEEVSQPEIPIHLLVHSHYPSINTAIQLVCTVRVTSRLVLITWNISGTYQKGKMISTREPGGAWIFQNLLSLPKGFMNYGDHVTCEVWFSTSPVQVHWTIPERDQTEEFISVCQSLALSVCLILLLTLVVHLFWTYKQKDKNAQEAEGKDRRTSDGIVYAHLDMGQITQGRK; this is translated from the exons ATGAAACTTATCACCTTTTTCATTTTGTTCAAAG tgGCTGGTGCTCATATTGTCTTGTATCAGCCTCAGGAGACGGTATCAGTTGACATCGGTGATACTGCAGTTATAGGATGTGTGTCTAATGATAATTTAGAATCTGGGGCTAGAATCAACTGGTATCAAGAGACTTGGACACCAGGAGATCGATATATTCTTGCCATATCCTGTCTGAATTATAAGGATAATGATTATGAATGTGAGCACAATCGTTATGAAACAAAACTGAAGATACACAAAGCAAAGCCAAAAGATTCTGGAGTCTACTACTGCACATATGGTTTTTCCAGAACCTTTGCAAATGGAACATTTCTTATTGTGGAAG AAGTTTCCCAACCCGAAATTCCAATCCATCTCCTAGTTCACTCTCATTATCCTTCTATCAACACTGCCATCCAGCTGGTTTGTACAGTGAGAGTAACTTCTCGCCTAGTTCTTATTACCTGGAACATCTCTGGTACAtatcaaaaaggcaaaatgatcTCTACAAGGGAACCTGGTGGCGCCTGGATTTTCCAAAACCTACTCTCCCTTCCCAAAGGCTTCATGAACTATGGGGATCATGTGACCTGCGAAGTCTGGTTTAGTACTTCTCCAGTCCAGGTCCACTGGACCATACCAGAAAGGG ATCAAACTGAAGAATTCATCTCTGTGTGCCAAAGTCTTGCTCTGTCAGTGTGTCTTATATTGCTATTAACTCTGGTAGTTCATCTCTTTTGGACATACAAGCAGAAAG ATAAAAATGCTCAAGAGGCCGAGGGAAAGGATAGAAGGACTTCA